From Magnolia sinica isolate HGM2019 chromosome 13, MsV1, whole genome shotgun sequence, one genomic window encodes:
- the LOC131224288 gene encoding uncharacterized protein LOC131224288: MHATTPAPPVHLAGNTSISSAFERFQLLRPPTFAGTHRPEEAKYWLYRISKMLKPLHCTEVKHVDVLRTVAAGYVWTWDAFKTRFNEKYFPFTYHNEEGEFLHLRQRGMTVAEYENKFTELASIPNYAELVSMSLRAEQDGDSLSRTCAPVGPQPRPDFPTRPFLGKRPCADSPSRLATSLTQLRRADLRCDYYGRTGHTERYCFSRMRDNGFSPPQRINR; encoded by the exons ATGCATGCAACCactcctgcaccacctgtgcaccttgCTGGGAACACAAGTATCAGCAGcgcattcgagcgattccagctcTTACGACCTCCTACCTTTGCAGGTACTCACCGACCTGAGGAAGCCAAGTATTGGCTttaccgcatctctaagatgctaaagccgctgcactgcactgaggtgaAGCacgtgga cgtccttAGGACTGTGGCTGCTGGTTACGTGTGGACATGGGACGCATTTAAAACGCGTTTcaacgagaagtatttccctttCACCTACCataatgaggagggagagtttcttcacctccgacagaGAGGGATGACCGTGGCTGAGTATGAGAATAagttcacggagctggctag TATACCCAATTATgctgagctggtgagcatgtctctacgagctgagcaggacggggatagttTATCCCGTACTTGTGCACCCGTGGGTCCTCAGCCCCGCCCTGATTTTCCGACTAGGCCGTTCTTAGGCAAGAGGCCATGTGCGGATTCGCCTTCTAGGCTTGCGACATCACTGACTCAGCTGAGGCGAGCAGACTTGCGGTGCGACTACTATGGGAGGACGGGCCACACGGAAAGATATTGTTTCAGCAGGATGAGAGACAACGGCTTCTCACCTCCTCAGAGAATCAACCGCTAA